From one Haloarcula sp. DT43 genomic stretch:
- a CDS encoding CBS pair associated ParBc domain-containing protein, which translates to MEESSRPTVGDYMTREVVTVELDDTVGEVARRIADNDHFSGFPVTDGRRVEGFVSARDLLLAEDHEPMFRVMTDDILVAHPDMAVQDTARVILRSGIQKLPVVDDAGHLVGIISNADVIRSQIERATPGKVDKLSRTLENIHGITTHEDRREVELANLTPTQTTVYADELEGRVYELEHGLAEPLVVIDNGGDLLLADGHHRVKAAARLDIDEMDAYVIVLDETVELGMAETAADSDLESIDDIEVVDYAHHPLVQTTERLQD; encoded by the coding sequence ATGGAGGAATCGAGTCGACCGACGGTCGGAGACTACATGACACGCGAGGTTGTCACCGTCGAACTCGACGACACTGTCGGGGAGGTCGCCCGACGTATCGCCGACAACGACCACTTCAGCGGGTTTCCGGTGACTGACGGCCGCCGCGTCGAAGGGTTCGTCAGCGCGCGCGACCTGCTCCTGGCGGAAGACCACGAGCCGATGTTCCGCGTGATGACTGACGACATCCTCGTGGCCCATCCCGACATGGCCGTTCAGGACACAGCGCGCGTTATCCTGCGGTCGGGCATCCAGAAGCTCCCGGTCGTCGACGACGCCGGCCACCTCGTCGGTATCATCTCGAACGCCGACGTCATCCGCTCACAGATCGAGCGGGCGACGCCGGGCAAGGTGGACAAGCTTAGCCGGACGCTCGAAAACATCCACGGCATCACGACACACGAAGACCGCCGCGAGGTGGAGCTTGCCAATCTGACGCCGACACAGACGACGGTGTACGCCGACGAACTCGAAGGCCGAGTGTACGAGCTGGAACACGGGCTGGCGGAACCGCTCGTCGTCATCGACAACGGCGGGGACCTCCTGCTTGCTGACGGCCACCACCGCGTCAAAGCCGCCGCGCGGCTCGACATCGACGAGATGGACGCCTACGTCATCGTCCTCGACGAGACGGTCGAACTCGGGATGGCCGAGACGGCCGCCGACTCTGACCTGGAGTCGATAGACGACATCGAGGTCGTCGACTACGCACATCACCCGCTCG